The proteins below are encoded in one region of Candidatus Thiodiazotropha sp. LNASS1:
- a CDS encoding methyltransferase gives MLKIEQYTMNMEHLLTLPGEQVNHRTADLEGLDIRQNGDLRWIRFPDGTIQSVMLLKEPALPVLTYIQALLCSLLFMPRPSNLLNLGLGSGSIERFILSQFSDIELVSVEIDARIIEISKQYFHIPSSHTVFQLPAEKYLEINQGGFDILVSDICTRQGTANSQLSTEFVMHAARALNTGGVFAVNILPRSESEIIEVLITLRSAFPWILLYDVADMDNIVLFCTVTPSPSLVSLMQRAKTMYQSTGLNLSPICRQMMALPAKK, from the coding sequence ATGCTCAAGATAGAGCAATACACCATGAACATGGAGCATCTGCTGACTCTACCAGGAGAACAGGTTAATCATCGAACGGCAGATTTAGAGGGTTTGGATATACGCCAGAATGGTGACTTACGATGGATCCGGTTTCCTGACGGTACCATCCAATCAGTCATGCTGTTAAAGGAACCGGCCCTTCCTGTACTCACCTATATTCAGGCACTGCTTTGTTCACTCCTGTTTATGCCGCGACCAAGCAATCTGCTCAACCTAGGGCTGGGTTCCGGTTCGATTGAAAGGTTCATTCTGTCGCAATTTTCCGATATTGAGTTGGTATCAGTCGAAATCGACGCCAGAATAATTGAAATATCCAAACAATATTTCCATATCCCATCAAGCCATACAGTTTTTCAGTTGCCGGCAGAAAAATATCTCGAGATAAATCAGGGTGGTTTCGACATTCTGGTATCCGATATATGTACCAGACAGGGAACCGCCAATTCACAGCTCTCCACTGAATTTGTCATGCATGCAGCTCGCGCATTGAATACAGGTGGGGTGTTTGCAGTCAATATTCTGCCCAGATCGGAATCCGAGATCATTGAGGTTCTGATCACTCTACGCAGTGCATTCCCCTGGATCTTACTATACGATGTGGCCGATATGGACAACATTGTACTGTTTTGTACTGTCACGCCATCACCCTCACTTGTCTCACTGATGCAGCGGGCCAAGACAATGTACCAGTCTACAGGACTGAACCTATCGCCTATTTGCAGACAAATGATGGCGCTACCGGCCAAAAAGTAG
- the nikB gene encoding nickel ABC transporter permease — translation MGAFLISRLLSALVVIIGVVCLVFMLIHLVPGDPVDVMLGESAIPADREALRSSLGLDRPITVQLTDFLKGVAVLDLGDSLHTRQPVSELLASHIPATLELALAALIVTLLTAIPLGILAAVNRGGMGDWGAMGFSMLGLSIPNFWLGPLLILCFSLWLGWTPVSGREGISSLILPAVTLGTGFAAILARMVRSSLLEVLGEDYVRTARAKGLDETRVIWRHAMRNAWLPVITLLGLQLGALLGGAVVTEVVFDWPGIGSLMIESIQKRDYPVVQGCVLFISLAYVLVNTLTDILYGLIDPRIRSGGKA, via the coding sequence GTGGGGGCGTTCCTAATCTCCCGCCTGTTGAGTGCGCTCGTCGTCATCATAGGCGTCGTCTGTCTGGTTTTCATGCTCATCCACCTGGTGCCGGGGGATCCTGTGGATGTCATGCTGGGCGAATCTGCGATACCGGCGGATCGTGAGGCGCTGCGAAGCAGCCTGGGACTCGATCGGCCGATAACGGTCCAGTTGACTGACTTTCTCAAAGGTGTCGCAGTGTTGGATTTGGGAGACTCTCTGCATACCAGGCAGCCTGTGTCCGAACTGCTTGCCAGCCATATACCCGCAACCCTGGAACTGGCCTTGGCGGCGCTTATCGTCACCCTGCTGACTGCAATACCCCTGGGGATTTTGGCCGCTGTGAATCGGGGAGGCATGGGTGATTGGGGCGCTATGGGTTTCTCCATGTTGGGTCTCTCGATTCCCAATTTCTGGCTTGGCCCGTTGCTCATACTCTGCTTCAGTCTGTGGCTGGGTTGGACACCGGTAAGCGGCCGAGAGGGCATAAGCAGCCTGATCCTGCCTGCAGTGACGCTGGGCACAGGATTTGCCGCCATCCTGGCACGCATGGTGCGCAGCAGCCTGTTGGAGGTGCTGGGGGAGGATTATGTTCGGACCGCACGGGCCAAGGGCCTGGATGAGACAAGGGTTATCTGGCGCCATGCCATGAGAAACGCATGGTTGCCGGTGATTACCCTGCTTGGCTTGCAACTCGGGGCGTTATTGGGTGGGGCCGTGGTCACCGAGGTGGTATTCGACTGGCCAGGTATCGGTTCCCTGATGATCGAATCCATTCAGAAGAGGGATTATCCGGTTGTGCAGGGTTGTGTACTGTTCATCAGTCTCGCCTATGTGCTTGTCAACACACTGACCGATATCCTGTATGGCCTGATAGATCCGCGCATACGCAGTGGAGGCAAGGCATGA
- a CDS encoding CBS domain-containing protein gives MLTVNQLLQRKGYNIETIDPNASVFEALQSMADKEIGSLVVMKDKKIVGLFSERDYARNIILKGRTSKETRVKEIMSSQVLVVNPEQTTEECMAIMTEKRIRHLPVMKDNELVGIISIGDLVKAIIEEQQFVIEQLVSYISS, from the coding sequence ATGTTAACAGTCAATCAGCTCTTACAACGCAAGGGTTACAATATCGAGACCATCGATCCCAATGCCTCGGTGTTCGAAGCCTTGCAATCGATGGCCGATAAAGAGATCGGTTCTCTGGTCGTTATGAAGGACAAAAAGATAGTCGGACTCTTTTCCGAGCGCGATTATGCCCGCAACATCATACTGAAGGGACGTACATCGAAAGAGACCCGGGTAAAAGAGATAATGAGTAGCCAGGTTCTGGTGGTCAACCCTGAACAAACCACAGAGGAGTGTATGGCGATCATGACGGAAAAACGCATTCGTCATCTCCCAGTAATGAAAGATAATGAGCTTGTCGGCATCATCTCCATCGGCGACCTGGTAAAAGCGATCATTGAAGAACAGCAATTCGTGATCGAACAATTGGTCAGTTACATCAGCAGCTAG
- a CDS encoding CYTH domain-containing protein — protein sequence MALEIERKYLVINDKWHDGIIQKSVMKQGYLASVPNASVRVRVSGEEARLTIKGRSEGISRNEYEYPIPLRDAEEILNNHVSGALIEKIRYQVKCGDHVWDLDVFDGANRGLIVAEVELSSEEEAFKMPEWAGEEVSSDSRYYNASLVTHPYCDW from the coding sequence ATGGCATTAGAAATAGAGCGTAAATATTTGGTGATAAACGATAAATGGCATGATGGCATTATCCAGAAATCGGTTATGAAACAGGGCTATCTTGCCAGCGTACCCAATGCCAGCGTGCGTGTGAGGGTATCGGGAGAAGAGGCTCGATTGACCATTAAAGGGAGAAGTGAAGGGATCAGCAGAAACGAGTATGAATACCCCATTCCTCTGCGGGATGCTGAAGAGATATTGAATAACCATGTTTCGGGGGCATTGATCGAAAAGATCCGTTATCAGGTCAAGTGCGGTGACCATGTCTGGGACCTCGATGTCTTTGATGGCGCCAATCGAGGCTTGATTGTGGCTGAGGTGGAACTGAGTTCAGAGGAAGAGGCTTTTAAAATGCCTGAATGGGCAGGTGAAGAGGTTTCATCGGATAGCCGCTATTACAATGCAAGTTTGGTCACACATCCCTATTGTGACTGGTAG
- the pdxJ gene encoding pyridoxine 5'-phosphate synthase, which translates to MDGKEILLGVNIDHVATLRQARGTRYPEPVQAALVAEQAGADAITLHLREDRRHIQDRDVEILSDLLQTRMNLEMAATSEMAAIAKRFSPHDCCLVPEKREELTTEGGLDVAGNLDYMTDFCAELNDAGIRVSLFIDADSKQLEAAKESGAPVVEIHTGHYADAVSDRIKRSELERIINAVEYGNSLGLQVNAGHGLDYHNVKAIVAVAGITELNIGHAIICRALFRGLDQAVREMKALCSNMI; encoded by the coding sequence ATGGACGGAAAAGAGATTTTACTTGGTGTCAACATTGACCACGTGGCTACCTTGCGTCAGGCGCGCGGAACCCGATATCCCGAACCGGTACAGGCCGCCCTGGTTGCAGAACAGGCAGGCGCAGATGCTATTACCCTGCATTTGAGGGAGGATCGCAGACACATCCAGGATAGAGATGTTGAAATCTTAAGCGACCTGTTGCAAACGCGAATGAATCTTGAGATGGCTGCAACATCGGAAATGGCTGCCATTGCGAAACGCTTTAGCCCCCACGACTGTTGTTTGGTGCCGGAAAAACGAGAGGAGTTGACCACCGAGGGTGGTCTGGACGTGGCAGGTAATTTGGACTACATGACTGATTTCTGTGCTGAGCTTAATGATGCCGGAATCCGTGTGTCACTCTTTATCGATGCAGATTCCAAGCAGTTGGAGGCCGCTAAGGAAAGTGGTGCGCCTGTAGTTGAAATACATACCGGTCACTATGCAGATGCGGTATCAGACAGAATTAAGCGTTCCGAACTAGAACGTATAATCAATGCAGTAGAATATGGAAACAGCCTTGGATTACAGGTCAATGCGGGGCATGGACTGGATTACCATAATGTTAAAGCCATTGTCGCCGTAGCAGGGATCACCGAGTTGAATATCGGACACGCCATAATCTGTCGTGCGCTATTCCGTGGTCTTGACCAGGCAGTAAGAGAGATGAAGGCACTCTGTAGCAATATGATTTAG
- a CDS encoding ABC transporter permease, with translation MIRRWLPYLLIALWGIAALIGPWFNEPANLIDLEKILQPPSLSGLLGYDDLGRPILMRLVAGAQTSFLVAVGVVGLSAIIGTAIGLLAGYQGGWLDLLLMRVIDVFLAFPGILLAIALAGVMGPGIDNLIIALSAVGWVGYARLARGQVLSLKTRDHVTAAVALGSSQWTILTRHLLPLLLAPLIVEATFGMAGMVIAEAGLSFLGLGIQPPYASWGSMIRDGAGYMLMAPHMVLAPGVTIMLLVLSLNLLGDRLRDYLDNRLD, from the coding sequence ATGATACGGCGCTGGCTCCCCTATCTGTTGATCGCGCTCTGGGGCATTGCCGCGCTGATCGGTCCCTGGTTCAATGAACCGGCAAACCTGATCGATCTTGAAAAGATCCTCCAGCCTCCCTCTCTATCAGGCCTGCTCGGTTACGATGACCTCGGACGGCCTATTCTTATGCGTCTTGTGGCGGGCGCACAGACCTCATTTCTTGTGGCGGTTGGTGTGGTGGGGCTCTCTGCCATTATCGGCACTGCGATCGGTCTGTTGGCAGGTTATCAGGGGGGGTGGCTCGATCTGCTACTGATGAGGGTGATAGACGTATTTCTTGCCTTCCCGGGCATCCTGCTGGCGATTGCCCTGGCCGGTGTGATGGGACCGGGGATCGACAACCTGATCATAGCACTCTCGGCGGTGGGCTGGGTGGGGTATGCACGCCTCGCCCGCGGCCAGGTATTGTCATTGAAGACTCGGGATCATGTCACGGCAGCTGTCGCACTGGGTAGTTCCCAATGGACGATTCTGACAAGACATCTGCTACCGTTGCTGCTTGCCCCTTTGATCGTTGAGGCCACATTCGGCATGGCCGGGATGGTTATCGCTGAAGCGGGGCTCTCCTTTCTGGGTCTGGGGATTCAGCCGCCCTATGCCTCCTGGGGCAGTATGATCCGTGATGGTGCCGGTTACATGCTGATGGCGCCGCATATGGTGCTTGCGCCTGGCGTGACGATTATGTTGCTGGTGTTGTCACTCAACCTGCTGGGCGATCGTCTGCGAGACTATCTGGATAACCGTCTTGACTAG
- a CDS encoding ABC transporter substrate-binding protein, producing MGWRRLSLLLFVPFFIHACSTSHIDDSIRMGLASSPMNLDPRYATDATSERINRLLYQRLVAFDEQSMPVPDIADWRRLSPRHYRFRLNPEAGRFSHQRKLDADDVIATYRYVLDANNASPKRSGLVLIESLAKVDELTIDFKLSRADPLFPAYLTLDILPADLITDDHDFAHQPVGSGPFSFHSWPVSGKLLLERRSDKRMFEFVEVKNPTVRVLKLLRGEIDMLQNDISPELIGYLESQSTIEIAQRHGSNFTYIGFNLRDPHTGDPRVRLAIAHALDRQAIIEHVMHGAARQAEALLPPEHWAGAPSLMAYEYDPEKATTLLSDAGYTTADPLRLVYKTSSDPYRIRLATVIQSQLKAVGIEVELRSYDWGTFFGDIKGGNFQLYSLSWVGIRTPDIFRYVFGSDSLPPTGANRGRYASHAVDRLLRQVESADTLESQADLYHRIQQQLHQDLPYLPLWYEAQVSASNPRVSGYRLMTDGNYDGLEQVRLRQPEETSDAQIAVAH from the coding sequence GTGGGGTGGCGCCGGCTTAGCTTACTGCTGTTTGTTCCATTTTTCATCCATGCCTGCTCCACTTCCCATATCGACGATTCGATACGCATGGGCTTGGCATCGTCACCCATGAACCTCGATCCGCGCTATGCCACCGATGCCACATCAGAACGGATCAACAGACTCCTCTATCAACGCCTGGTGGCGTTCGATGAGCAGAGCATGCCCGTACCGGATATTGCTGATTGGCGGCGATTGTCTCCACGTCACTATCGATTTCGTCTGAATCCCGAAGCCGGTCGATTTTCCCATCAACGCAAATTGGATGCAGATGATGTCATTGCTACCTATCGATATGTACTGGATGCCAACAATGCATCACCGAAACGCTCAGGACTTGTGCTGATCGAGAGCCTGGCCAAGGTGGATGAATTGACTATCGATTTCAAGCTCTCCCGTGCAGACCCTTTGTTTCCCGCCTACCTGACTTTGGATATCCTGCCTGCGGATCTAATCACCGATGATCACGATTTCGCACATCAACCGGTTGGCAGTGGTCCTTTCTCTTTCCATTCATGGCCGGTGAGCGGAAAACTGTTGTTGGAGAGAAGAAGTGACAAGCGGATGTTCGAATTCGTGGAGGTAAAAAATCCGACGGTGAGGGTACTGAAGCTACTCCGGGGGGAGATAGATATGTTGCAGAATGATATCTCACCCGAGCTGATCGGGTACCTGGAGTCGCAATCCACAATAGAAATAGCGCAACGCCATGGCAGTAACTTTACCTATATCGGGTTCAATCTGCGGGATCCCCATACCGGTGACCCGAGGGTGCGTCTGGCAATCGCCCATGCTCTTGACCGGCAGGCAATCATCGAGCATGTCATGCACGGCGCCGCGCGTCAGGCAGAAGCACTCTTACCCCCAGAGCATTGGGCGGGCGCACCATCTCTGATGGCATATGAGTATGATCCGGAGAAGGCTACCACGCTCTTGAGTGATGCGGGTTACACTACCGCTGATCCGTTGCGCCTGGTCTATAAAACCTCCAGTGATCCCTATCGGATTCGGCTGGCAACAGTGATCCAGAGTCAACTCAAAGCGGTCGGCATCGAAGTTGAACTGCGTAGCTACGATTGGGGCACATTTTTCGGTGACATCAAAGGCGGGAACTTTCAGCTCTACAGTTTGAGCTGGGTCGGAATCCGCACACCGGATATATTCAGGTATGTCTTTGGCAGCGATTCTCTGCCCCCCACGGGCGCCAATCGCGGACGATATGCCAGCCATGCCGTCGACCGGTTGCTGCGGCAGGTTGAATCGGCTGATACCCTGGAGAGCCAGGCGGATCTCTACCATCGGATACAACAACAACTTCACCAGGATCTGCCTTATCTGCCGCTCTGGTACGAGGCGCAGGTGTCAGCCTCGAATCCAAGGGTCAGCGGCTATCGATTAATGACGGATGGCAACTATGACGGACTTGAACAGGTAAGGCTTCGGCAACCCGAGGAAACAAGCGATGCCCAGATTGCAGTTGCGCATTGA
- the rlmD gene encoding 23S rRNA (uracil(1939)-C(5))-methyltransferase RlmD, translated as MGRRRRRQPLPVEPVEAEIESLTQDGKGVAHIDGKATFVYGSLSGERVRFVYTGRRRKYDEGRVVEVIEPSPQRTEPRCSQFGICGGCSLQHQQSEAQVASKQQAMLDALKHIGKVVPEEVMSPLVCESVWGYRRKARLGVRYVPKKGGTLVGFRERGSSFVADIDQCHILHPRVGQLIPQLSALIDQLSIHDQIPQIEMAMGDEECILIFRMLSPPSDEDLMKLAIFAPQHCISIYIQEGGPESIRPLDFEPTTLSYSLPEYDLQLDFLPSDFTQVNTDINRQMVKRAISLLELQPDDRVLDLFCGLGNFTLPLASAAGQVTGVEGDSGLVVRGRENALRNAIDNIEFYTANLYETLDNEPWLMQRFNKVLLDPPRSGAVEILEHLPKLGAERIVYVSCYPGTLARDAGILVHEQGYHLKCAGVMDMFPHTAHVESIALFERC; from the coding sequence ATGGGGCGCAGACGCAGACGCCAACCGCTCCCTGTGGAGCCGGTCGAAGCCGAGATCGAATCCCTGACCCAAGATGGGAAAGGCGTGGCCCATATCGACGGCAAGGCGACATTCGTCTATGGATCGCTATCGGGTGAGCGGGTACGCTTTGTCTATACCGGACGTCGACGTAAATATGACGAGGGCAGGGTGGTTGAGGTCATCGAGCCCTCGCCACAGCGAACAGAGCCCCGCTGCAGTCAATTCGGCATTTGCGGTGGCTGTAGCCTCCAGCATCAACAGTCGGAAGCACAGGTTGCCAGCAAGCAGCAGGCAATGCTGGATGCCTTGAAGCATATCGGTAAAGTCGTGCCTGAGGAGGTAATGAGTCCCCTGGTTTGTGAGTCAGTCTGGGGTTATCGTCGCAAGGCCCGCTTGGGTGTGCGCTATGTGCCGAAGAAAGGCGGTACCTTGGTAGGCTTTCGCGAGCGGGGTTCATCCTTCGTTGCCGATATCGATCAATGCCATATTTTGCATCCCAGGGTAGGTCAACTGATACCGCAGCTTAGTGCATTGATTGATCAGTTATCGATACATGATCAAATCCCCCAGATCGAGATGGCCATGGGCGATGAGGAGTGCATTCTGATCTTTCGCATGCTGTCGCCACCTTCCGACGAAGACCTGATGAAGCTCGCGATATTTGCCCCCCAGCATTGTATTTCAATTTATATCCAGGAAGGCGGGCCTGAATCAATCCGCCCATTGGACTTTGAGCCTACAACGCTCAGCTATTCACTGCCCGAGTATGATCTCCAGCTCGATTTCCTGCCCAGTGACTTCACCCAGGTCAATACGGATATCAATCGACAAATGGTAAAGCGGGCGATCTCGCTGCTTGAATTACAACCCGATGACAGGGTATTGGATCTGTTTTGTGGATTGGGTAACTTCACCCTGCCATTGGCAAGCGCTGCAGGACAGGTCACCGGTGTTGAAGGTGACAGCGGGTTGGTCGTCAGGGGCAGAGAGAACGCACTGCGCAACGCAATCGATAATATCGAGTTCTATACTGCTAATCTCTATGAGACGTTGGACAACGAACCCTGGCTCATGCAACGTTTCAATAAGGTGTTGCTCGACCCACCCCGGAGTGGGGCGGTTGAGATACTCGAGCACTTACCCAAACTGGGCGCTGAACGCATTGTGTATGTCTCATGCTACCCGGGAACCCTGGCGCGGGATGCCGGTATACTGGTGCATGAACAGGGTTATCACCTGAAATGTGCCGGTGTCATGGATATGTTTCCGCATACCGCCCATGTGGAGTCAATAGCACTGTTCGAGAGATGCTGA
- the cysM gene encoding cysteine synthase CysM, which produces MKYKTIEQFVGNTPLVRLQRLPGDDSNTLLVKLEGNNPAGSVKDRAAVSMISHAEARGEIKPGDTLIEATSGNTGIALAMAAAIKGYRLILVMPEHMSLERRAVMKAFGAELLLTPKEGSMEAAIDKARELEASGRGLILDQFSNQDNPQAHIEGTGPEIWRDTNGEVTHFVSAMGTTGTIMGTSVYLKQQNPQIEIVGVQPMEGSNIPGIRRWPEAYLPKIYDASRVDRIIDVSQTDAEETTRQLAAKEGIFAGISSGGAVAAALKLASVVENAVIVSIICDRGDRYLSTDVFPAS; this is translated from the coding sequence ATGAAATACAAAACAATTGAACAATTCGTTGGTAATACACCGCTGGTCAGACTTCAGCGTCTGCCCGGTGATGACAGTAATACTCTGCTTGTGAAACTGGAGGGGAACAATCCCGCCGGCTCGGTGAAAGACAGGGCTGCCGTCAGTATGATCAGCCATGCCGAGGCTCGTGGAGAGATCAAGCCCGGTGACACCCTGATCGAAGCTACAAGTGGAAATACAGGGATCGCACTGGCAATGGCGGCAGCAATCAAGGGTTATCGATTGATTTTGGTGATGCCTGAACATATGAGCCTGGAACGGCGTGCTGTGATGAAAGCATTCGGGGCTGAACTGCTATTGACCCCTAAAGAGGGCAGTATGGAGGCCGCTATCGACAAGGCAAGAGAACTGGAGGCTTCAGGTCGCGGATTGATTCTTGATCAGTTTTCCAATCAGGATAATCCCCAAGCCCATATTGAAGGTACCGGACCTGAGATCTGGCGGGATACAAACGGTGAAGTGACCCATTTTGTGAGTGCCATGGGTACTACAGGTACCATTATGGGTACCTCTGTCTATCTCAAACAGCAGAACCCTCAGATTGAAATCGTCGGTGTTCAGCCCATGGAAGGTTCGAATATACCGGGGATTCGCCGCTGGCCTGAGGCCTATTTGCCAAAAATCTACGATGCCTCGAGGGTTGATCGGATAATCGATGTTTCTCAAACGGATGCTGAAGAGACGACACGTCAATTGGCGGCCAAAGAGGGGATCTTCGCCGGTATCTCCTCCGGTGGAGCCGTTGCCGCTGCGCTGAAACTGGCCTCGGTGGTGGAGAATGCGGTGATTGTCTCCATAATCTGTGACCGGGGTGATCGCTACCTCTCCACCGACGTCTTTCCAGCAAGCTGA
- a CDS encoding TIGR00341 family protein — MKLIEVIANASSHPTISIIAEKYKARDFRLGQEGEDGRQPMRMLVTDENVQPTLDALQNILGAQSTARIIVFPVDATLPRARTEQEREEDSASSTREAMYAAVDKNARLDSNFIFLVILSTIVAAIGLVKDNVAVIIGAMVIAPLLGPNLAFGLGTALGDVHLMKNSLKSLLTGIVIAIGLSYIIGLLWPFGLDSPELLARTDVGMDSLALALASGAAAALSLTTGLPSVLVGVMVAVALLPPAAAVGLTLGHWRVDLAMGAALLLAANIVCVNLAAKLVFLVKGIQPRTWAEKTKAKRAMRIYIAVWIATLVLVVLAIVMRTQLVG; from the coding sequence ATGAAGCTGATAGAAGTCATTGCCAACGCCAGCAGCCACCCCACTATTTCCATTATCGCCGAGAAGTACAAGGCCAGGGATTTCAGGCTGGGGCAGGAGGGAGAGGATGGCAGGCAACCTATGCGCATGCTGGTCACTGACGAAAATGTGCAACCGACTCTCGATGCGTTGCAGAATATACTCGGTGCTCAATCGACCGCCCGCATCATCGTCTTTCCTGTCGATGCCACCCTGCCACGTGCAAGGACCGAGCAGGAAAGAGAAGAGGATTCCGCCAGTTCGACACGGGAAGCAATGTATGCAGCCGTGGATAAGAACGCGCGTCTGGACAGCAATTTTATCTTCCTGGTCATCTTATCGACCATCGTAGCGGCGATCGGGCTGGTGAAGGACAATGTCGCAGTCATCATCGGAGCCATGGTTATCGCTCCCCTGCTGGGTCCCAATCTTGCCTTCGGTCTCGGCACTGCATTGGGTGATGTTCATCTGATGAAGAACTCTCTCAAATCCCTGCTTACAGGTATCGTTATTGCTATCGGCCTCTCCTATATCATCGGGTTACTATGGCCTTTCGGTTTAGATAGTCCTGAACTGCTGGCACGGACAGATGTCGGCATGGATTCTCTAGCCCTTGCTCTTGCCTCTGGAGCGGCTGCCGCACTCTCACTCACCACGGGTCTGCCAAGTGTATTGGTCGGTGTCATGGTTGCGGTTGCCCTGCTGCCACCTGCCGCTGCGGTAGGCCTGACACTGGGTCACTGGCGGGTGGATTTGGCGATGGGTGCGGCACTACTGCTTGCAGCAAATATCGTTTGCGTCAACCTTGCGGCCAAGCTTGTGTTTCTGGTAAAAGGCATCCAGCCACGCACCTGGGCCGAGAAAACCAAGGCAAAACGGGCAATGAGGATCTATATTGCGGTTTGGATTGCCACCTTGGTACTGGTAGTCCTGGCAATCGTCATGCGCACGCAGCTGGTCGGCTGA
- a CDS encoding flagellar basal body-associated FliL family protein: MLSFRILLALMMFVALPLLAEDEDQKEQETEEAAPVISYYQVKPSLVANLASGGKYIRCDVQLMTNDELFLDELNLHGPAIRHSLLLLLSEQDGKSIKSPSGKEALRKKALSTLGKLMQELSGKNELKALFFTTFLVQ; the protein is encoded by the coding sequence ATGCTTTCATTCAGAATACTACTAGCATTGATGATGTTCGTTGCCCTGCCGCTGCTGGCAGAAGACGAGGATCAGAAAGAACAAGAGACCGAAGAGGCGGCACCGGTCATAAGCTACTATCAGGTCAAGCCATCCCTGGTCGCCAATCTGGCGAGTGGAGGAAAGTATATCCGCTGTGATGTACAGCTGATGACCAATGATGAGCTTTTTCTCGATGAGCTCAACCTTCACGGCCCGGCCATTCGCCATAGTTTACTGCTACTGCTGTCGGAACAGGATGGGAAGAGTATCAAATCTCCGAGTGGTAAGGAGGCGTTACGTAAAAAGGCCCTATCGACCCTCGGCAAGCTTATGCAGGAGCTGAGTGGAAAGAATGAACTGAAGGCCCTGTTCTTCACCACCTTTTTGGTTCAGTAA
- a CDS encoding L,D-transpeptidase family protein yields MPRLQLRIELSQQRLVCSESGRIIRSYPVSTAVNGPGELYGSGCTPRGRHRIRLKIGDGCEENTVFVARRPTGEQFSLQLAASEPERDWILTRILWLTGIEKGINRGGDVDSLRRFIYIHGTPEDQPMGMVASHGCIRMRNRDLMDLFDRVENGTLVEIVE; encoded by the coding sequence ATGCCCAGATTGCAGTTGCGCATTGAACTGTCTCAACAACGCCTGGTCTGCAGTGAGTCTGGCCGGATTATCAGATCCTATCCTGTCTCGACAGCGGTAAACGGTCCAGGCGAGTTGTATGGCAGTGGTTGTACGCCACGGGGAAGACATCGGATACGCCTGAAGATCGGAGACGGTTGTGAGGAAAACACGGTCTTTGTTGCACGACGCCCGACCGGCGAACAGTTCAGCCTGCAACTGGCCGCCTCAGAACCGGAGCGCGATTGGATCCTGACCCGTATCTTATGGCTGACCGGCATAGAAAAGGGAATAAACAGAGGCGGGGATGTGGATAGCCTGCGCAGGTTCATCTATATCCACGGTACCCCGGAAGACCAACCAATGGGAATGGTCGCCTCCCATGGCTGTATCAGGATGCGCAACCGGGACCTGATGGACCTGTTCGACCGGGTCGAGAATGGCACCCTGGTGGAGATCGTTGAATAG